Proteins co-encoded in one Rhopalosiphum maidis isolate BTI-1 chromosome 2, ASM367621v3, whole genome shotgun sequence genomic window:
- the LOC113553076 gene encoding proteasome subunit alpha type-2, which produces MATERYSFSLTTFSPSGKLVQIEYALAAVSAGAASVGIKASNGVVIATENKRKSLLYETTVEKVQKITPNIGMVYSGIGPDYRLLVRKARKEAAQYQLKFEEEIPTALLVQEVASVMQEYTQSGGVRPFGISLLVCGWDKTGPKLYQCDPSGAFFAWKATALGKNYVNSKQFLEKRYKEDLELEDAIHTAILALKEGFEGQMTADNIEVGVCRKNRHDEIIFEKLDQQQVADYLANIPN; this is translated from the exons ATGGCTACTGAAAGATATAGCTTTTCATTGACCACATTCAG TCCGTCCGGTAAACTTGTTCAGATTGAATATGCTTTGGCGGCAGTATCGGCTGGTGCAGCATCAGTCGGTATTAAAg ctTCTAATGGTGTTGTAATTGCTACAGAAAACAAGCGTAAATCTCTGTTATATGAAACAACAGTAGAAAAAGTGCAAAAAATTACACCCAACATTGGAATGGTCTACAGtg gtATAGGACCCGATTATAGACTTCTTGTTAGAAAAGCAAGAAAAGAAGCAGCACAATACCAATTGAAATTTGAAGAAGAAATACCTACAGCTTTATTGGTACAAGAAGTCGCTAGTGTTATGCAAGAATATACACAATCtgg tgGTGTAAGACCTTTTGGTATATCATTGTTGGTGTGTGGTTGGGATAAAACCGGTCCTAAACTTTATCAATGTGATCCATCTGGCGCCTTTTTTGCATGGAAGGCCACAGCATTGGGAAAAAATTACGTTAATAGCAAAcagtttttagaaaaaag GTATAAAGAAGACTTAGAGTTGGAAGATGCTATTCATACAGCAATTTTAGCATTAAAAGAAGGATTTGAAGGACAAATGACTGCAGACAATATTGAGGTTGGCGTTTGTCGTAAGAATAGACATGATgaaatcatttttgaaaagCTTGACCAACAACAAGTGGCTGATTATTTAGCTAATATACCGAACTAA